ttataaattatattttattattttttaaggaatTATCAATAAAAACttcttttcaaaaataattaatcatgatttatttggtcTAATATATGAAATACCCACAACCATGTATTCCTAGtacacttataatatttttgtactatgttatagtatttttttatattgTATTATAGTGTTTTCTTAGTTATTATTTGAAAACATCAGcgtaaaaatattatgtttatagtatttttataaaatttgtataaaaatatcattcatgctaCAATATTTTTCTACTATATTATAACATTTTTTAGattctttttaaaatattataattagaatAATTTATCCTATTAGATGAATCTATAAGATAAGGTGGAAAAGGAGGTATGTGGCTGACTGTCAACACAaagaatatttcatatgtcatgaaAAGGGAAAAAGTAGACACTGTTAGAAAATTCGAGGTTCACTTTCCacaattaaaaagaaaattctcTGAATTCGTCCAAAAATTATTTGTGATGCAGATAAGAAAGCAGCTTTCGTCTAATGTTTCCCACAGCAACTCTTTCTTGgacgcatctctctctctctctctctctctgcctcgtGTTTGTTCCCTTGTGATTCACAATCCTGTCAACTAGTCTTCAGCTCCTTCCTCGCAGATGCTTCGGTCGTACTATCAGAAAAAGCATGCCACCGAAACTTCCAACTTTGTTGCCGTGCGTACGTGGTGATCCAAGACGGATGCTTTTGGAACACACACGCACTCTCTATCTCTCATTGAACGCATTAAACATGTGGAAACTATGGTCCTCTTCCTTCGTATGGACGTGCGTGAGACACATACGTCCTCTGCATTGGCACCATCTTATAGGCTGTGGGTTTTGCCGTGAGAGTAGCGTGAGACTTGGCTTTTGATCGGGTATTCATATCACTTCACCCTCCTTTTTGGTTTCAGGTGTGATGTTACCGTCATCGCTGTGGAGCACAACTATAAGTATCTATCTCAAATCCGCTTCTTGCTTCGCCTCAACCCATCGCATGGTCACATGGAGTGCTCccgcctctccctctccctcctcctcctcctcctcgtccccgTCCTGGCGTCGTCGGCCTCCAGCTTTCCCTTGTTCCCCCGTCCTCCCAGAAACGAGTGTGTCGGCCTTGACACAGGCTTTTCTACCGGGTTCCAGTTGGAGACGAGTGAAGAAGAATCTGTGACGAGAGAGATTGTGCGGCTAGCCAACGCTCCGGAGACAGTGGACTGGCTCAGGAAGGTGAGGAGGGACATCCACGAGTTCCCGGAGCTCGCTCATGAGGAGTTCGTGACGAGCGAAAGGATCCGGCGGGAGCTGGACCTGATGGGCATCGCCTACAAGTGGCCGGTCGCCGGCACCGGGGTCGTGGCGACGATAGGCACCGGGCTCCCACCCTTTGTGGCCCTCAGGGCGGACATGGATGCTTTGCCCATCCAGGTAACTTCTTCCTCTCGTCCTTCAAAACCATCAGACAATTCATCCATCACAGCGTCCTAATCATATACAATTCCTTTTATCTGTTGACTGCTAAGGATTTTGATGTCGATGGCACCGCATGCATCACTATTCCATCTCCCTCTAAATTGAAGGCAGATGTTTTTTATATATGTGgattaaaatagaaaaaaggaaagagaagaacGACATATGAAAAGATTATCCAATTCTAACTATGATTTGCGACCCAATTAGCAAGCACGATGTGAAGCATTTTAATTAAATTCACTTACATTATGCGAGAAATTTGCTGTTTGTATAAACTTCCAAGTGAGTAGTATTCTACTGCAGAATGACTTCAATTTTGATGTATACATATATAGAAATTTGAATTCTGGAACTTAGTCAACCTAATATTCTTGATAGGCTTACGGGTGACAATGGTCAAACCAGTAGCCAACGTTCTATTAAAGAAGATATTAGTATAAGCAATATTTGACCATCTTTTGGTTCAAAAAGTCAATGTTGCCCACTGCCACTTCTTCTTATATGTGTTCCAGACTTCCAATTGCTAAGGTTTCACACGTTGCGTCTTCTATTGGGAATCTAACGTAGCGAGTCAAAGTTTCATGAGAAGCTGCTAAGAAAGGCACTGGTCGTGTGCAGGAACTGGTCGAATGGGAGCACAAGAGCAAGGTGAAGGGGAAGATGCATGCGTGCGGACATGATGCACATGTCAGTATGCTCCTCGGGGCGGCGAAGATCCTGCAGGGTCTGAGGCACACGTTGCAGGTAAAAGAATGCATCTCCTGCCATGAATCCACTACGTGATTAAGATGTTCTAACACACCTCGATTCCTCTGCTGCTTCAGGGAACTGTGGTTCTGCTATTTCAGCCGGCAGAGGAGAAGGGTGTGGGGGCATCGGAGATGATCCGAGAAGGCGCCCTGAGAGGTGTAGAGGCCATCCTTGGCATGCACGTCGCTTACATCTTCCCTACTGGGGTTGTGGCTTCCAGGCCAGGGGAGTTCTTAGCTGGGTGCGGAAACTTCAGAGCCATTGTGAGGAGGAGAAGCCTCGGTGTGAGTCGACAAGGATCAACTGACCCCATCTTGGCAGCTTCAGCATCAGTGATCAGCTTACAGAGTCTGGTCTCGAGAGAAGCCAGTCCTCTGGAGGCTCAGGTACATCTTCCGTATCCTCTCTTCTTCCAGTTGTTTTAGGTAGAGAACAGAGTGCCTCTGTTCTACAATTTACCTAAGTCTCTGTTGAGATTTGTCATTTGGTTCTCTTCTCGAGTGCTGATGATGATTCATCGATGCATCGACTCATGAGTTTATTGCCATACGGCAGGTGGTGTCAGTAACCAAGGTAGATGGAGGCGATTCATACAGCACTGTTCCCGATTCAGTCACGATTTCTGGGACATTCAGGGTCTTCAGCAAGAGAAGCTTCAACGAAATAACCAGCAGAATCGAAGAGGTAAAGCAAACCCTACCTTTCTTTCACTCCGAAACCATGGCAAGCTTATCATATGCTCGCTATCCGTGCAGGTCATAAG
This genomic stretch from Musa acuminata AAA Group cultivar baxijiao chromosome BXJ3-9, Cavendish_Baxijiao_AAA, whole genome shotgun sequence harbors:
- the LOC135648524 gene encoding IAA-amino acid hydrolase ILR1-like 1, encoding MECSRLSLSLLLLLLVPVLASSASSFPLFPRPPRNECVGLDTGFSTGFQLETSEEESVTREIVRLANAPETVDWLRKVRRDIHEFPELAHEEFVTSERIRRELDLMGIAYKWPVAGTGVVATIGTGLPPFVALRADMDALPIQELVEWEHKSKVKGKMHACGHDAHVSMLLGAAKILQGLRHTLQGTVVLLFQPAEEKGVGASEMIREGALRGVEAILGMHVAYIFPTGVVASRPGEFLAGCGNFRAIVRRRSLGVSRQGSTDPILAASASVISLQSLVSREASPLEAQVVSVTKVDGGDSYSTVPDSVTISGTFRVFSKRSFNEITSRIEEVIRAQAAVYRCTAEIEFLESEEPPIPPTVNDRAIHEYVQQVSREVVGEKKTRVAPQVMGSEDFAFFLEEVPGTLLLIGTYNERIGSIHPPHSPYFTIDEDALPVGAAIHAAFAHFYLLKSANGAAD